The genomic region GACAGGAGTAATTTTGGCAAAGGTCATAGAAAGATAACATTTTATTAGATAAACTGATAGTGctgagaaaaacaagcaggattTTGGACATTCAGGGCATTGTTCAGGTACCACTGGAAAATTTTATTGCATGTTATAATGTAATCTGAAATGTTGTCAACTTGGGGCTCAGGGCCAGTAAAACAAGATACAAGACAGATACATTTGATTTAAAAAGGAAtttactatttatttttaatcttgtataattcaaaaattaaaatagtttCTAAAATCAGATGGCAACAAAGATAATGCCCTGAACTACTTTATGTAGAAAATATCTACATGTTCCCTTGGCCTGTATTGAGCTCAGACTGGTAGGAAAAGACACAAAGGGTAGAGCAGAGCAATATAAATGTTTTTCAGAATAGAATTCCATGACTTGATCACAAATCGCACAGCTCTGGATGTGCTTTGCGCAGTGCAAACCCCACTCTGAGTGATCATCATAGGCAAAAAAAGGGGACAGAAGAACCCAGATCCTGAAGCCTGACACTGATCAAACAGGGATCGGTATCAAAATCAAAACACTCTCCACTGCAGAAAAACATCTCCACTGTTTGtgtcacccagcacagcccgcCCAAACCAACATTCAAATAGTCAAGAGTGACACTGGCCCCGGGTAAGGGGATACCCAGCACATTTAcatccctgcacctgccctgtgcccacagcagcagcggcaccaaaatccccccagcagcagcagcagcagcagctctatAAAGCTCCTCTTGCCATCCCTGACtctccaccagcagcagccactgacctgcctcagcctctgctgccacagcccccttggccagcacagctctgctccccagctcgCACCATGGAAGCTTCTCACCCTCCACAGCAATCCAATGTCACTTCCTATGGGGCCATGGCTTTGGCCATCATCACCCTGGAGGTGTTTGCTGGCACGTGGATAAATGCTTTCATCGTTTGTGTGCTTTGCATTGCCTGGGTCAAAAAGAAATCTCTGAACTCTAATGAGAAGatcttgctgctgctgggatgctcCAGGATTTCCTTTTTATGCTTTGCATGGGTATACCACTTCATTtcaaaaatttttcccaattttcttcaTGTTCAAAGCATACTTCAAGTCCTCGCATCGTTTGGAACGTCTTTTAATTATTCCAACTTGTGGgtctcagcctgtctttgtGGTTTCTACTGCATAAAAATTGCCAATTTCAGGAACACCTTCTTCATCTACCTGAAAGTAAAAATTGACAGGATGGTGCCCTGGCTCTTGCTGGGGACAGAGATTTTAGCCCTGGCTATGGTCATTGTTACCTATGTCCTCCATGAAACTCTGCAGAAGAACAACATCACTTCCACCTGCCAAGAAAACTTTTGGGAAGTAACTATCAGAAAGGATAAGCATCTTTTCTCTTCTCATTTTCTTGCTGGCCTTGTATTTGCTGCCTCATTCATGGTAGTCatcttttctgctgttttccttctcttttctctctggaGACACAAGCGCATGATGGAGACCAACTCCATGAAGGACCTCAACATGGATGCCCACATCAGAGCCATGAAATCTGTCCTCTCCTTCTTAGTGATGTACAGCATCAACTTTGTATGTTTGATCTTGTCAATACTTTATACCAcgaagaaagaaaatatcatGACACTCCttatacacatatatttgtATGCTTTTCCAGGTGTTCATTCCCTTATTCTGATTTTCAGCAATCCCAAGCTGGAAAATGCACTGCTGAAGATTCTCTCCTCTGTGAAGTGGGAGTTTTCCATGAAGTAGGATCTGTGAGAGAAGCTGGAGCCCATGCAAAATGTTGATCTTTTACTGTAGAAAACAAGTAATTTCATTTCTGATGCAGCTCTCCAGGCAGTGTAGATGATACTGATGTTCACTCTCCAACATCCAAGTTATGAAAACTTCATTTGTATCTTTTGAGCTAAATTTAATTCT from Agelaius phoeniceus isolate bAgePho1 chromosome 3, bAgePho1.hap1, whole genome shotgun sequence harbors:
- the LOC129118883 gene encoding taste receptor type 2 member 9-like; the encoded protein is MEASHPPQQSNVTSYGAMALAIITLEVFAGTWINAFIVCVLCIAWVKKKSLNSNEKILLLLGCSRISFLCFAWVYHFISKIFPNFLHVQSILQVLASFGTSFNYSNLWVSACLCGFYCIKIANFRNTFFIYLKVKIDRMVPWLLLGTEILALAMVIVTYVLHETLQKNNITSTCQENFWEVTIRKDKHLFSSHFLAGLVFAASFMVVIFSAVFLLFSLWRHKRMMETNSMKDLNMDAHIRAMKSVLSFLVMYSINFVCLILSILYTTKKENIMTLLIHIYLYAFPGVHSLILIFSNPKLENALLKILSSVKWEFSMK